The region GGTTTCGACATGTTTTTTCGTGTCTTTGTAGACTTTTTCGCCTTTTTTCTTGGCTTCGTCGACTGCCTTATCGGTATCTTTTTTCAGTTCGTCTGCTTTTGCCTTTAGGTCGGCGCGCGTCTCCTTGCCTGATTTCGGCGCAGTCAATACGCCAGCGATCACGCCAGCGACCGCTCCAAACAGTGCTCCGAGTGCAAATTTACCTTTTGACATAATTCCTCCTTTATTTTTTTGCTCGTTTAATAAACCGTGTGATAATTTTTAATAGCGCCATCGGCGACGTAACCGCCGCAACATTACCAGCGATGGTTTCAAATTTCACCGCTGTACGCTCCGCTACATCGGTGACGCGCTTAATCTGCCGGGTTAGCTTGATAAGTTTTATCGCCAACACAATCGCCAGTAACAAAAATACTGCTAAAAATACCGACAAAATAATGACCAGTACTTGCGCCCATATCATGCGCACGCTCCTTTTTATTTTATTAATGACAAACCAAAATGGTTACGCCTATAACTATAGCGCATTTTGCAAGAATATGCAAGAGTTTATTCGGATATTTCAGATAATTCCGCCACGCGCTGCAGCAAATGTTCGCGAAGCGCCGGACCAAGCTTGGGATGATCAAGCCCGAAATCAATCATTGTTTTCAAATATTCAAGCTTGTCGCCCGTATCGTAGAACTTACCGTCGGTGATTTCGCGCGCATACACGCCCCAGCCGTCGTTGATCATCGCTTGCACGATCGGCTGGATCATGAACTCGCCGTGCCCGTCAAAGCTAGCGTGCGCTTTTTCTAGATAATCAAATATTTCCGGCGTAAACAGAAATTCGCTTACGCTGCCGAGCTCGCTCGGCGCATTCGCTTTACCCGGCTTTTCGATAATACGATCGACTTTAACCTCGCCCGTCTGTTCTGCCGCACCGCTAACGAAACCGTACTTGTCGTACTCATCATCCTTCTCGGCACGTTTACACGCAAGCACGCTGCCGCCGTAGCGCTCGTACGTCTCAATCAGTTGTTTCGTAACACCTGGCCGGCTGACAAAAAAATCGTCCGCCCAAGTGTAGATAAACGGTTCGCTGCCCATCAAATGCGCCGCACACTGAATCGGCGTCGCGTTGCCATACGCGCCTTTTTGGCGCAGATAGACGAAATTCGCCAGATTTGCAATCGCCTCAACCTGGTCAAGCAGCGGTTTTTTCTTGTCGCCGCCAGCCCGCAAATTTGCAAGCAGGTCTTCGTTTGGCAAGTCAAAATGATCTTCAATTGCACGCTTGCTCGCACTCCCAACGATGATGATATCTTTAATGCCCGCGTCGACTAGCTCTTCAACGACATACTGAATGATCGGCTTATCAATAAGCGGCATCATTTCCTTCGGCATTGCCTTAGTCTGCGGCAAAAAGCGCGTACCGAATCCGGCGGCAGCAATAATAGCTTTGGTTGGTCGTTTCATCATTTATAACCTTTCTCGAATTAATTTCTGCGCCAAACTTGGGTTCGCTTGCCCTTTCGACCGCTTCATAACTTGACCGACAAGATAGCCGATAGCCTTATCTTTGCCCGCTTTAATGTCAGCAATCGAAGCGGCGCTCGCAGGATCATTCATAACGTCGTCAACAATAGCAGTGATAGCACTTTCATCCGACACCTGCAATAAATTCTTCTCTTTAGCGATGTCGCGCGGCATCTTGCCGGCGAACGATTCGTCGAACAAAAAGAGAAAAATCTCTTTGGCGTTATTTGAGCTAATTTCGTTTTTTTCTGCCAACAGCGCCAAGTGGACGAGACGGCGCGGCTCAACCAAGCCAGACCGAATACACGCAAGATCAATCATCTCACCAGGCGTTGACGCAAACCAGTTGAAGATCCGGCGCATCAGCGCCGCGTAGACTTGTTTATCCACGCCCAACTCGCTCAGCACACCGCCTTGATCCGAATCTGCCAGGCGATACGTCTGCTGCAATAAATCGGCAACTTCTTGATGACCTAATATCGTATCGACTACCGATTTATCAAGAGATAAGCCAGACCACGACTCGCGATATTCACCCGGCAGCATCGGCATGCCGGCTTGAATATCGGCAATTTCTTCATCAGTCAAAACGATCGGCGGAATGTCGGGATCGGGCATATAACGGTAATCTTGCGCGTCCTCTTTGCTACGCTGGCTCGTCGTTACTCCTCTGTCGTCGTTCCAACCGCGAGTTTCCTGCACAACCGGCTCGCCCGCTTCAACTAATGCAACCTGGCGCTCAAATTCATATTGCGCAGCGTGCTCAACACTCCGAAAACTATTCAGATTCTTCACCTCGGCGCGCTTGCCAAGCGTCGTTGAGCCTTTTGGCGCAATACTAATGTTTACGTCAAACCGCATATTGCCATGGTATAAATCACCATATGTCACGCCTGCGTATGTCATTAAACGGTACAACTCCGTCGCATAGGCGCGCGCTTCTGCTGCCGAATGCATATCCGGCTCAGACACAATTTCGATGAGCGGCGTGCCAGCGCGGTTCAAATCAACGAGCGAGTAGTCATCGTGATGCGTTAACTTACCCGCATCTTCTTCCATGTGCGCGTGCTCAATACGCACGCGTTTTACCGCGCCATCCTCAAGCGGCGCATCAACGTAGCCGGCGAGAATAATCGGCTGGTACATTTGGCTTGTCTGATAACCCTTCGGCAGGTCAGGATAAAAATAGTGCTTACGATCAAAGCGCGACACGTTCGCAATCGGCGCGTTAAGAGCTTTTCCGGCGCGAATCGCTAAATCAACCGCACGCCGGTTCAACACCGGCAGCATGCCCGGCAGCCCAAAATCAATCGGATGAACTTTAGTATTTGGCGCCGCATCGCGCGCATCGTTGTCTGCTGGACTAAATAATTTCGTATCGGTCGCAAGTTGGACATGGCACTCAATGCCGATTGTCATTTCATATTTCTGCAATATTTCTGCGGATGCTGCCATTAAATCGCTCCTAAATCTTTCAATGCTTGTTTATAGGCTGATAATGCGCGCAGGGCGAGATCGTGCGAAAGTTTTACCTCGGTGTCGTGCGCCAGGCGATTACGAATTTTGTGTGCGCCCCAAATATGATTCGGATGCGACCAAGCGTCTTGCGCCGATTTCATACGCTCGCCCATCGTCTCGCCTTTGTATCTGCTTTCGCGCAGAGCTTTATCAACGAGTTTATCGGCATTGAAAATTGCAACGTGCCAGCTCGCCGGATTACTTTTTGAAAAACTATTCTCGATCGCTAACCACTGCGTACGAAACCTCGTTACGTTAAGTTTTGGCGTGGCGCGCGCAAACGCCAAATACAAAATCCCAACGACCGCCAAAATCAAAATAGCAATCAAAATAAACCAAATCGCGAAGCTATTCATACCCGAGCCTCCATACTACCCGCAAGCGCGATCAGCGCCGCATCCGACTTAGTACGGCCGACCAACTGCGCGCCAATCGGCAATCCTTGCGTACTTGCACCCGCCGGCACGCTCAGCGCCGGCAAGCCCGCCAGGCTCGGCGGCACAGTCATGACGTCTGCTAAATACATTTTAACCGGATCGTTCGCATTCTCGCCAATACCGAATGCCGGCGTCGGCGCGGTCGGCATCAACAAGAAATCATACTGTTCAAACAATGCATTAAATTCATTGATAAGCACCGTGCGCGCTTTTTGCGCCTGCAAATAGTAGGCATCAAAGAACCCGCTGCTCAGCACATAGCTGCCGAT is a window of Candidatus Saccharimonadaceae bacterium ML1 DNA encoding:
- a CDS encoding DUF4145 domain-containing protein; protein product: MNSFAIWFILIAILILAVVGILYLAFARATPKLNVTRFRTQWLAIENSFSKSNPASWHVAIFNADKLVDKALRESRYKGETMGERMKSAQDAWSHPNHIWGAHKIRNRLAHDTEVKLSHDLALRALSAYKQALKDLGAI
- a CDS encoding UTP--glucose-1-phosphate uridylyltransferase — translated: MMKRPTKAIIAAAGFGTRFLPQTKAMPKEMMPLIDKPIIQYVVEELVDAGIKDIIIVGSASKRAIEDHFDLPNEDLLANLRAGGDKKKPLLDQVEAIANLANFVYLRQKGAYGNATPIQCAAHLMGSEPFIYTWADDFFVSRPGVTKQLIETYERYGGSVLACKRAEKDDEYDKYGFVSGAAEQTGEVKVDRIIEKPGKANAPSELGSVSEFLFTPEIFDYLEKAHASFDGHGEFMIQPIVQAMINDGWGVYAREITDGKFYDTGDKLEYLKTMIDFGLDHPKLGPALREHLLQRVAELSEISE
- a CDS encoding YtxH domain-containing protein translates to MSKGKFALGALFGAVAGVIAGVLTAPKSGKETRADLKAKADELKKDTDKAVDEAKKKGEKVYKDTKKHVETAVEEGRKTVDDYRERAGRAAASAKEEFSKSARETRKK
- the gatB gene encoding Asp-tRNA(Asn)/Glu-tRNA(Gln) amidotransferase subunit GatB — translated: MAASAEILQKYEMTIGIECHVQLATDTKLFSPADNDARDAAPNTKVHPIDFGLPGMLPVLNRRAVDLAIRAGKALNAPIANVSRFDRKHYFYPDLPKGYQTSQMYQPIILAGYVDAPLEDGAVKRVRIEHAHMEEDAGKLTHHDDYSLVDLNRAGTPLIEIVSEPDMHSAAEARAYATELYRLMTYAGVTYGDLYHGNMRFDVNISIAPKGSTTLGKRAEVKNLNSFRSVEHAAQYEFERQVALVEAGEPVVQETRGWNDDRGVTTSQRSKEDAQDYRYMPDPDIPPIVLTDEEIADIQAGMPMLPGEYRESWSGLSLDKSVVDTILGHQEVADLLQQTYRLADSDQGGVLSELGVDKQVYAALMRRIFNWFASTPGEMIDLACIRSGLVEPRRLVHLALLAEKNEISSNNAKEIFLFLFDESFAGKMPRDIAKEKNLLQVSDESAITAIVDDVMNDPASAASIADIKAGKDKAIGYLVGQVMKRSKGQANPSLAQKLIRERL